A region from the Pelagovum pacificum genome encodes:
- the allB gene encoding allantoinase AllB — protein sequence MSATYFRNARVVTEDADFLGGVVVAGGVVTEVVEGTPDRPGDVVEVGGRVLLSGLVDPHVHFSEPGRDWEGWLTGSRSAAAGGITSVAEMPLNAIPPTTDVSALRLKLESARTSVVDYTLWGGVVPGNEHEIGPLAREGVTGFKAFMCRGSDEFPHVSIDDLHIGARRIRQAGSFLAVHAEDEALTSRLTRTLIADGRRDPKAWGEARPVEAEVRAIASAIALAAGVGCRLHIVHVSTAEGIDLVTAAREARQDVTNETCPHYLFFTEDDLHTVGPFAKCAPPLRSAEIREELWARVLSGDVDIIASDHSPCPLADKEAGTDDIFKAWGGISGIQSGLNAILTEGVHRRGLPLSAVARMMSANPARLLGQYPRKGTIAPGSDADLVIVDLDKAFTLKASDLAYRHPHSAYAGQTFRGTVDATFLRGKMIHGEGLGAAPVGGGRFLNAVADVPATALTD from the coding sequence ATGTCTGCGACTTACTTTCGCAACGCTCGCGTGGTGACGGAAGATGCCGACTTCCTGGGCGGCGTTGTCGTGGCGGGCGGTGTTGTGACAGAGGTCGTCGAAGGCACGCCGGACCGGCCGGGTGACGTCGTCGAGGTCGGGGGGCGCGTGCTGCTCTCCGGCCTCGTTGATCCGCATGTCCACTTTTCCGAGCCCGGACGTGACTGGGAAGGCTGGCTGACCGGCAGCCGGTCAGCCGCGGCTGGTGGCATCACGTCTGTCGCCGAGATGCCGCTGAACGCGATACCCCCGACCACGGACGTTTCCGCGCTTCGCCTGAAGCTGGAGTCGGCGCGGACCTCGGTCGTGGATTATACCCTGTGGGGCGGCGTCGTGCCCGGAAACGAGCATGAGATCGGACCCCTCGCGCGGGAAGGCGTCACCGGGTTCAAAGCATTCATGTGCCGAGGATCGGACGAGTTTCCCCATGTCTCCATTGATGACCTCCATATCGGGGCGAGAAGGATACGACAGGCGGGATCCTTTCTCGCCGTTCACGCCGAAGACGAGGCACTGACCTCTCGGCTGACCCGCACCCTGATCGCGGATGGTCGGCGTGATCCGAAGGCTTGGGGCGAAGCCCGCCCGGTGGAGGCAGAGGTCAGGGCGATCGCGTCGGCAATCGCGCTGGCCGCCGGTGTGGGTTGCCGGCTCCACATCGTCCATGTCTCGACGGCCGAAGGTATCGACCTCGTCACCGCCGCGCGGGAGGCCAGGCAAGATGTCACGAACGAAACCTGTCCTCACTACCTGTTCTTTACCGAGGATGATCTCCATACCGTCGGCCCCTTCGCGAAGTGCGCCCCGCCCCTTCGGTCCGCCGAAATCCGCGAGGAATTGTGGGCACGCGTGCTGAGCGGAGACGTCGATATCATCGCATCGGACCACTCCCCGTGCCCGCTCGCTGACAAGGAGGCAGGCACCGACGACATCTTCAAGGCATGGGGTGGCATTTCGGGCATCCAATCCGGGCTTAACGCGATCCTGACAGAGGGCGTCCACCGACGGGGCCTGCCGCTAAGTGCCGTCGCACGGATGATGTCGGCGAACCCGGCTCGCCTGCTCGGCCAGTACCCCAGGAAGGGAACCATCGCGCCCGGTTCCGATGCGGATCTGGTCATCGTCGACCTGGACAAGGCATTCACGCTGAAGGCGTCGGATCTCGCCTATCGGCACCCTCACAGTGCCTATGCCGGGCAGACTTTCAGGGGCACTGTCGACGCAACCTTCCTGCGTGGTAAAATGATCCACGGGGAAGGTCTTGGTGCGGCGCCTGTCGGTGGTGGAAGGTTCCTGAATGCGGTCGCGGATGTTCCTGCAACGGCACTGACTGATTGA